The genomic stretch ATCGGCTCCAGCAGCATCAAGGCCGTCGAGCTGAAGAAGGCGAAGGGCGGGATCGAGGTGGCGCACCTGGGCATCGAGCCTCTGGCCAGCGACATCGTGGTCGACTCCATGATCGTCGACAGCGGCAGCGTCTCCAGCGCCATTACCAAGATCTTCAATGAGAACAACATCAAGGCCAAGCAAGTGGCCACCTCGGTCAGCGGCCACTCCGTGATCGTCAAGAAGATCCCGGTGGCCACCATGAGCGAGGCCGAACTGGCCGAGAGCATCAACACCGAGGCCGCCCAGCACATCCCCTTCGACGTCAACGACGTCAACATCGACTACCAGATCCTTTCCGAGGACCTGAGCGGCCCCCAGATGGACGTGCTGCTGGTGGCGGTGAAGAAGGACAAGATCCTCAACTACACCAACGTCCTGTCGCTGGCCGGGAAGGCCCCGGCGGTGGTGGACATCGACGCCTTCGCCCTGCAGAACTGCTACGAGTACAACTACGAGCCCGCTCCCGGCTCCACCGCCGCCCTGCTCAACCTGGGCGCCAGCGTGATGAACATCAACATCGTCAAGGGCTCCACTCCCTTGTTCACCCGCGACGTCAGCGTGGGCGGCAACCAGTACACCGACTCGCTGCAGAAGGAACTCGACCTCAGCTTCGACGATGCCGAGGCCCTCAAGCTGGGCAAGAAGGTGGGCACGGTCAGCGAAGACGCCAAGATGCCCATCCTGCAGCAGGTGACCGAGATCATCGTGTTGGAGATCCAGAAGACCTTCGATTTCTTCCGGGCCACCGCCAGCGGCGAGCACATCGAACGCATCTACCTGGCGGGCGGCTCCTCCAAGGTTCCGGGGCTGACGGAAGCGCTGCGGCAGGAATTTT from Terriglobales bacterium encodes the following:
- the pilM gene encoding type IV pilus assembly protein PilM, with product MGLFGGGKTIVGLDIGSSSIKAVELKKAKGGIEVAHLGIEPLASDIVVDSMIVDSGSVSSAITKIFNENNIKAKQVATSVSGHSVIVKKIPVATMSEAELAESINTEAAQHIPFDVNDVNIDYQILSEDLSGPQMDVLLVAVKKDKILNYTNVLSLAGKAPAVVDIDAFALQNCYEYNYEPAPGSTAALLNLGASVMNINIVKGSTPLFTRDVSVGGNQYTDSLQKELDLSFDDAEALKLGKKVGTVSEDAKMPILQQVTEIIVLEIQKTFDFFRATASGEHIERIYLAGGSSKVPGLTEALRQEFSLPVELLNPFQRISYAPNLPSAELIEENAGQLAVAVGLALRSFEE